A stretch of the Veillonella parvula DSM 2008 genome encodes the following:
- a CDS encoding energy-coupling factor ABC transporter ATP-binding protein: MLKVEKIRFGYVPSVDIFRNVTFTIEGGEYIAIGGRNGCGKTTITRLLVGLEKAREGHMYYNGRDITSMPPSKRGQFIGYVFQQPDRQMFRPTVATEVAFGPESLGRSKAEVKRIVDEVLERTGIGHLREAYPPTLRRGEKQRVAIASALAMQSKILILDEPTSGQDGKETKELLALLRQLNSEGITILLITHDMEIMASECSRAIIMGNQTVAFDGSPEELFKKSTDELQDLGLTKPPSVELSLAVPSLGYCKSMDELKSKLVAQLSGK; this comes from the coding sequence ATGCTTAAGGTTGAAAAGATCCGCTTTGGCTATGTGCCATCCGTAGATATTTTCCGAAACGTGACTTTCACCATCGAAGGAGGCGAATATATCGCCATCGGTGGTCGTAATGGTTGTGGCAAAACGACTATTACGCGTTTGCTCGTAGGCCTCGAAAAGGCTAGGGAAGGCCACATGTATTATAACGGTAGGGACATTACGTCCATGCCGCCGTCTAAACGGGGTCAATTTATCGGCTATGTATTCCAACAGCCAGATCGCCAAATGTTCAGACCTACCGTAGCCACAGAGGTTGCCTTCGGACCTGAGTCCTTGGGGCGCAGTAAAGCCGAAGTGAAGCGTATCGTTGATGAAGTATTGGAGCGCACAGGCATCGGCCATTTGCGTGAAGCCTATCCTCCAACATTGCGCCGCGGTGAAAAGCAACGCGTTGCCATTGCTTCTGCGTTGGCTATGCAGTCTAAAATCCTCATCCTTGATGAACCAACCAGTGGTCAAGATGGTAAGGAAACTAAAGAGCTATTAGCATTATTGCGTCAGCTTAATTCAGAAGGTATCACAATCCTTCTTATTACCCATGATATGGAAATCATGGCTAGCGAATGTAGCCGTGCTATCATCATGGGCAACCAAACCGTTGCCTTTGACGGCAGTCCAGAAGAATTATTCAAAAAATCTACGGATGAATTGCAAGACCTAGGCCTTACAAAACCGCCAAGTGTGGAACTTTCACTAGCGGTACCATCCTTAGGTTATTGCAAATCTATGGATGAATTGAAATCTAAGTTAGTGGCTCAGTTGAGCGGAAAATAG